Within the Pseudomonadota bacterium genome, the region CAGGTTGACATAGGACCGGAATTCCTGGAAGGGCAGGAAGAGGCAATCCTTGAGAGGATAAGGGCCAGAAAAAAGGAGTTCGGTAGCACGCTTCTAATATTGGGGCACCATTATCAGCAGGAAGCGGTTTTTCAATTTGCCGATAAAACCGGTGACTCGCTCAAACTTGCCAAGTTCGCTGCACAAGCTGAAGACAGTCGCTTTATCGTTTTTTGCGGGGTGCATTTTATGGCGGAATCAGCGGATATTCTTACGTCCGTTGAGCAAAAGGTCATACTGCCCGACCTTCGTGCCGGCTGCCCCATGGCCGACATGGCATCAATCGATGAGGTGGAATGGGCCTGGCAGGAACTTGAAGATGTTGTTGGTGGAGCAAGGATAATTCCTGTTACTTATGTTAATTCCTCAGCAAGGATCAAGGCCTTTGTCGGTGAGCGACAGGGGTCGGTCTGTACTTCTTCGAATGCTGAGCGGGTTTTGACCTGGGCGCTGTCAAAGGGAGACAAGGTTTTTTTCTTTCCGGACGAGCATCTTGGGCGGAACTCGGCATATGCGCTGGGTATTCCTGAAAATGAGGTGGTTCTGTGGAAACGGGGCAAGCGATTGGGGGGCTATACCCCGGCGCAGCTGCAAAAGGCCAGGGTCATTCTCTGGGACGGG harbors:
- the nadA gene encoding quinolinate synthase NadA; translated protein: MELLEQVDIGPEFLEGQEEAILERIRARKKEFGSTLLILGHHYQQEAVFQFADKTGDSLKLAKFAAQAEDSRFIVFCGVHFMAESADILTSVEQKVILPDLRAGCPMADMASIDEVEWAWQELEDVVGGARIIPVTYVNSSARIKAFVGERQGSVCTSSNAERVLTWALSKGDKVFFFPDEHLGRNSAYALGIPENEVVLWKRGKRLGGYTPAQLQKARVILWDGYCTVHMQFHAAQVEMWRKKEPDIRIIVHPECRNEVVSRADHYGSTESIINTIRESPAGSKWAVGTEVNLVNRLSKQFPDKEIHSLSPFQCLCSTMYRIKPGYLLWVLDNLACGSVVNQITVEEEIAERARLSLDRMLEI